The Pseudomonas fluorescens genome includes a window with the following:
- the recG gene encoding ATP-dependent DNA helicase RecG, producing MTELSKVPVTTLKGVGEAMAEKLAKVGLETLQDLLFHLPLRYQDRTRVVPIGHLRPGQDAVIEGTVSGADVVMGRRRSLVVRLQDGTGGLSLRFYHFSNAQKEGLKRGTRVRCYGEARPGASGLEIYHPEYRAITGDEPPPVDETLTPVYPLTEGLTQQRLRQLCQQTLTLLGPSSLPDWLPTELARDYHLAPLADAIRYLHHPPADADVDELAVGHHWAQHRLAFEELLTHQLSQQRLRESLRSLRAPAMPKARDLPARYLANLGFTPTGAQQRVGNEIAYDLSQPEPMLRLIQGDVGAGKTVVAALAALQALEAGYQVALMAPTEILAEQHFITFQRWLEPLGIEVAWLAGKLKGKNRAAALAQIAEGAPMVVGTHALFQDEVQFKNLALVIIDEQHRFGVQQRLALRQKGVGGRMCPHQLIMTATPIPRTLAMSAYADLDTSILDELPPGRTPVNTVLVTDTRRVEVIERVRSACAEGRQAYWVCTLIEESEELTCQAAETTFEDLTAALGELKVGLIHGRMKPAEKAAVMAEFKAGALQLLVATTVIEVGVDVPNASLMIIENPERLGLAQLHQLRGRVGRGSAASHCVLLYHPPLSQIGRQRLGIMRETNDGFVIAEKDLELRGPGEMLGTRQTGLLQFKVADLMRDADLLPAVRDAAQALLERWPDHVSPLLDRWLRHGQQYGQV from the coding sequence ATGACTGAGCTGTCGAAAGTGCCGGTCACCACACTCAAGGGTGTCGGTGAAGCCATGGCCGAAAAACTGGCCAAGGTCGGCCTGGAAACCCTCCAGGACCTGCTGTTCCACCTGCCGCTGCGTTACCAGGACCGCACCCGCGTGGTGCCCATCGGCCATCTACGCCCGGGACAGGATGCGGTGATCGAAGGCACCGTCAGCGGCGCCGACGTGGTCATGGGCCGCCGTCGCAGCCTGGTGGTGCGCTTGCAGGATGGCACCGGCGGGCTCAGCCTGCGCTTCTATCATTTCAGCAATGCGCAAAAGGAGGGCCTCAAGCGCGGCACCCGTGTGCGCTGCTACGGCGAGGCGCGGCCCGGGGCTTCGGGGCTGGAGATCTATCACCCGGAATACCGCGCCATCACCGGTGACGAACCGCCGCCGGTGGACGAAACCCTGACCCCGGTCTACCCCCTCACCGAAGGCCTGACCCAACAACGCCTGCGCCAGCTCTGCCAGCAAACCCTAACCCTGCTCGGCCCCAGCAGCCTGCCCGACTGGCTGCCCACGGAACTGGCCCGGGATTACCACTTGGCCCCCCTGGCCGATGCGATCCGCTACTTGCACCATCCGCCCGCCGATGCCGACGTGGACGAACTCGCCGTCGGCCATCACTGGGCCCAGCATCGCCTGGCGTTCGAAGAGCTGCTGACTCATCAACTGTCCCAACAACGCCTGCGCGAAAGCCTGCGTTCCCTGCGCGCCCCAGCCATGCCCAAGGCCAGGGATCTGCCGGCCCGCTACCTGGCCAACCTCGGGTTCACCCCCACAGGCGCCCAGCAACGGGTCGGCAACGAAATCGCCTACGACCTGAGCCAGCCCGAGCCGATGCTGCGGTTGATCCAGGGCGATGTCGGCGCCGGCAAGACCGTGGTCGCCGCCCTCGCCGCGCTCCAGGCCCTGGAAGCGGGGTATCAAGTGGCGCTGATGGCGCCCACCGAGATCCTCGCCGAACAACATTTCATCACCTTCCAGCGCTGGCTCGAACCGCTGGGCATCGAAGTCGCCTGGCTGGCCGGCAAGCTCAAGGGCAAGAACCGCGCCGCCGCCCTGGCGCAGATCGCCGAAGGCGCACCGATGGTGGTCGGCACCCATGCGCTGTTCCAGGACGAAGTGCAGTTCAAGAACCTGGCCCTGGTGATCATCGATGAACAGCACCGCTTCGGCGTGCAGCAGCGCCTGGCCCTGCGGCAGAAAGGCGTGGGCGGGCGGATGTGCCCTCATCAACTGATCATGACCGCGACGCCGATCCCGCGAACCCTGGCGATGAGCGCCTACGCCGACCTCGACACCTCGATCCTCGACGAACTGCCGCCCGGCCGTACGCCGGTCAACACCGTGCTGGTGACCGATACCCGACGAGTGGAGGTGATCGAGCGCGTGCGCAGCGCCTGCGCCGAAGGGCGGCAGGCTTATTGGGTGTGCACGCTGATCGAAGAGTCGGAAGAACTGACCTGCCAGGCGGCCGAGACCACCTTTGAGGACCTCACCGCCGCCCTCGGCGAGTTGAAGGTCGGGCTGATCCACGGACGCATGAAGCCCGCCGAGAAAGCCGCCGTCATGGCTGAGTTCAAGGCCGGCGCCCTGCAACTTTTGGTTGCCACCACGGTGATCGAGGTGGGCGTCGACGTGCCCAACGCCAGCTTGATGATCATCGAAAACCCCGAGCGCCTGGGCCTGGCACAGTTGCACCAGTTGCGCGGACGCGTGGGTCGAGGCAGCGCCGCCAGTCATTGCGTCCTGCTGTATCACCCGCCGCTGTCGCAGATCGGTCGCCAGCGGTTGGGCATCATGCGCGAAACCAACGACGGTTTCGTCATCGCCGAAAAAGACCTCGAATTGCGCGGCCCCGGTGAAATGCTCGGCACGCGCCAGACCGGTCTGCTTCAATTCAAGGTAGCCGACCTGATGCGCGACGCCGACCTGCTCCCCGCCGTACGCGATGCCGCCCAGGCGCTGCTGGAACGCTGGCCCGACCACGTCAGCCCGCTGCTGGATCGCTGGCTGCGTCACGGGCAGCAATACGGCCAAGTGTGA
- the exbB gene encoding tonB-system energizer ExbB — MKRSLSPASPTNRPRAWGTVAALLFSLLLAPAAAFADAQAPATTPATAPAAAQAPADPAAPVATPVATDPAQAVEADAPQVLEADNSLGMAHDLSPWGMYKNADIIVKIVMIGLAIASIITWTIWIAKGFELLGAKRRLRGEIAALKKATTLKEASATAAKAGTLANLLVHDALEEMRLSANSREKEGIKERVSFRLERLVAACGRNMSSGTGVLATIGSTAPFVGLFGTVWGIMNSFIGIAKTQTTNLAVVAPGIAEALLATALGLVAAIPAVVIYNVFARSIAGYKAQVSDASAEVLLLVSRDLDHLPPERGSQPHMVKVG, encoded by the coding sequence ATGAAACGCTCTCTATCCCCCGCTTCGCCAACCAATCGACCTCGTGCCTGGGGCACGGTAGCCGCCCTGCTATTCAGCCTGCTGCTGGCACCTGCCGCCGCGTTCGCCGATGCACAGGCGCCCGCCACGACCCCGGCCACCGCACCGGCTGCTGCCCAGGCACCGGCCGACCCGGCCGCTCCCGTTGCAACGCCGGTCGCCACCGACCCGGCCCAGGCCGTCGAAGCCGACGCACCTCAAGTGCTCGAAGCCGACAACTCCCTGGGCATGGCCCACGACCTGTCGCCATGGGGCATGTACAAGAACGCCGACATTATCGTGAAAATCGTGATGATCGGCCTGGCCATCGCCTCGATCATCACCTGGACTATCTGGATTGCCAAAGGCTTCGAGCTGCTGGGTGCCAAGCGTCGCTTGCGTGGTGAAATCGCCGCCCTGAAAAAAGCCACCACCCTCAAGGAAGCCAGCGCCACCGCCGCGAAGGCAGGCACTCTTGCCAACCTGCTCGTGCATGACGCACTCGAAGAGATGCGCCTGTCGGCCAACAGCCGCGAGAAAGAAGGCATCAAGGAACGCGTGAGCTTCCGCCTCGAACGCCTGGTCGCCGCCTGCGGTCGCAACATGAGCAGCGGCACCGGCGTGCTTGCCACCATCGGCTCTACCGCGCCATTCGTCGGTCTGTTCGGCACCGTGTGGGGCATCATGAACAGCTTCATCGGCATCGCCAAGACCCAGACCACCAACCTCGCCGTCGTCGCACCCGGCATCGCCGAAGCCTTGCTGGCAACGGCCTTGGGCCTGGTCGCAGCGATCCCGGCCGTCGTGATCTACAACGTCTTCGCCCGCTCCATTGCCGGCTACAAGGCCCAGGTCTCCGATGCTTCGGCCGAAGTCCTGCTGCTGGTCAGCCGTGACCTCGACCACCTGCCGCCCGAGCGTGGCTCGCAACCGCACATGGTGAAAGTGGGGTAA
- a CDS encoding aminoacyl-tRNA deacylase and HDOD domain-containing protein, producing the protein MTEAALVPESPHAPSVIRLLLEKLGIGFDEVLERPGLNPARKVQAVLLHDAVGALMVLFPQSQLLDLNRLAELTGRKLTAVPTDRLERMLGKHSLSLLPGLPALTSSPCLYEESLLREPKLLINSGEPGLLLEVTSEAFKTMLTKASAATFGEAVSNITPNLDRPHDDRAEITQAVQAFTARRIQQRLEETIEIPPLAETAQKIIKLRVDPDATIDDITGVVETDPALAAQVVSWAASPYYASPGKIRSVEDAIVRVLGFDLVINLALGLALGKTLSLPKDHPQHTTPYWHQSIYTAAVIEGLTRAMPRAQRPEGGLTYLSGLLHNFGYLLLAHVFPPHFSLICRHLEVNPHLCHSYVEQHLLGISREQIGAWLMRYWDMPDELATALRFQHDPHYDGEYAAYPNLVCLAVRLLRSRGIGSGPDEEIPDALLERVGLSRDKVNDVVSKVLEAEVLLRELASQFSHG; encoded by the coding sequence ATGACAGAAGCTGCCCTCGTTCCCGAATCCCCGCACGCTCCGTCTGTTATTCGGCTGTTGCTCGAGAAATTGGGCATCGGCTTTGACGAAGTGCTCGAACGCCCCGGCCTGAACCCAGCCCGCAAAGTACAGGCAGTGTTGCTGCACGATGCCGTTGGCGCGCTGATGGTGCTGTTTCCGCAAAGCCAACTGCTGGACCTCAACCGCCTGGCCGAACTCACCGGCCGCAAACTCACGGCAGTGCCTACCGACCGCCTGGAGCGCATGCTCGGTAAACACAGCCTGAGCCTGCTGCCCGGCCTGCCGGCGCTGACCAGTTCACCCTGCCTGTACGAAGAAAGCCTGCTGCGCGAGCCAAAACTGCTGATCAACTCGGGCGAGCCGGGACTGCTGCTGGAAGTCACCAGCGAAGCGTTCAAGACCATGCTCACCAAGGCCAGCGCCGCGACGTTCGGCGAAGCCGTGAGCAACATCACCCCCAACCTGGACCGCCCGCACGACGACCGCGCGGAAATCACCCAAGCCGTACAGGCGTTCACCGCCCGGCGTATCCAGCAACGGCTGGAAGAAACCATCGAGATCCCTCCGCTGGCCGAAACCGCTCAGAAAATCATCAAGCTGCGGGTCGACCCGGACGCGACCATCGATGACATCACCGGCGTCGTCGAAACCGACCCGGCCCTGGCCGCGCAAGTGGTGAGCTGGGCCGCCTCGCCCTACTACGCGTCGCCGGGCAAGATTCGTTCAGTGGAAGACGCCATCGTCCGGGTACTGGGCTTCGACCTGGTGATCAACCTGGCACTGGGCCTGGCCCTGGGCAAGACCCTGAGCCTGCCCAAGGACCACCCGCAACACACCACACCCTACTGGCACCAGTCGATCTACACCGCCGCTGTCATCGAAGGCCTGACCCGCGCCATGCCCCGGGCCCAGCGACCCGAAGGCGGCCTGACCTACCTGTCGGGCCTGCTGCATAACTTCGGCTACCTGTTGCTGGCCCACGTGTTCCCGCCGCACTTCTCGCTGATCTGCCGGCACCTGGAGGTCAACCCGCACCTGTGCCACAGCTACGTGGAACAGCACCTGCTGGGCATCAGTCGCGAGCAGATCGGCGCCTGGCTGATGCGCTACTGGGACATGCCCGACGAACTGGCCACCGCCCTGCGCTTCCAGCACGACCCGCACTACGACGGCGAATACGCCGCCTACCCGAACCTGGTGTGCCTGGCCGTACGCCTGCTGCGCTCGCGAGGGATCGGCTCCGGCCCGGACGAGGAAATTCCCGATGCTCTGCTGGAGCGTGTAGGACTGTCTCGGGACAAGGTCAATGACGTGGTCAGCAAAGTGCTTGAAGCCGAAGTGCTGCTGCGGGAACTGGCTTCGCAGTTCAGCCACGGCTGA
- a CDS encoding energy transducer TonB, translating into MITTRQKLTRYSGSLAVVLGVHALAIALALNWTSRPPIELPPQAMMVELAPVPAPPPPAPPKVVTPPQPPEPVEELPLPKLAEAPKPEISVPKPVKPKPKPQPPKPKPVEKKPEPPKEQPSEQKPSDTPPTQSVAEKSAQPAPGPSPAQSAAKANWQGTLLAHLGKYKKYPPRAQQMNKEGMNRLRFVVDAEGNVLSFELVGSSGTDSLDRATLEMIRRAQPLPKPPAELLTNGTIELTAPFVYSIDKRRR; encoded by the coding sequence ATGATCACGACGCGCCAAAAGCTGACGCGTTACAGCGGTAGCCTGGCAGTGGTGCTGGGCGTGCATGCGCTCGCCATCGCCCTGGCGTTGAACTGGACATCGCGCCCGCCCATCGAATTGCCTCCCCAGGCGATGATGGTCGAGCTGGCGCCGGTACCAGCCCCGCCGCCGCCGGCACCGCCAAAAGTCGTCACACCGCCGCAACCTCCCGAGCCGGTCGAAGAATTGCCTCTGCCCAAGCTTGCCGAAGCGCCGAAGCCGGAGATTTCCGTGCCCAAGCCGGTCAAGCCCAAGCCAAAGCCGCAACCGCCCAAACCCAAACCGGTGGAGAAAAAGCCCGAGCCGCCGAAGGAACAGCCGTCGGAGCAGAAGCCCAGCGACACCCCGCCAACCCAGTCGGTGGCCGAGAAGTCCGCGCAACCGGCTCCTGGCCCGTCACCTGCACAATCGGCTGCCAAGGCCAACTGGCAGGGCACGCTGCTGGCGCACCTGGGCAAGTACAAGAAGTACCCGCCCAGGGCCCAGCAGATGAACAAGGAAGGCATGAACCGCCTGCGCTTCGTGGTGGATGCCGAAGGTAACGTGTTGTCATTCGAACTGGTGGGCAGCTCCGGCACGGACTCCCTGGACCGGGCCACCCTGGAAATGATCCGCCGCGCCCAACCGCTGCCCAAGCCGCCGGCGGAGCTGCTGACCAACGGCACCATCGAACTGACGGCACCGTTTGTGTACTCCATCGACAAGCGCCGGCGCTGA
- a CDS encoding SDR family oxidoreductase, which yields MSAPSVLIAGCGDIGGRLASQLVAEQWQVYGLRRTVSNLPAGVIGVAGDLFSEQCPADWPAGTLDYLVYSAAATDHDEAGYRSAYVEGLQHVLGWLKQHGQQPKRLLFVSSSSVYGQQLGEWVDETSPTVASGYSGRLMLEAEQVALDSGIPASRVRLTGIYGPGREWLLSQVRQGYRVVIDPPLYANRIHADDAAGLLAFLLEADRQGQMLDDCYIGVDDAPAPLAEVVGWLREYMGVTQWAEDASVRRAGSKRCSNARAKALGWTPRYPSFRQGYAAILEGRS from the coding sequence ATGTCCGCGCCTTCTGTTTTAATCGCCGGCTGCGGTGATATTGGCGGCCGCCTGGCCAGCCAGTTAGTGGCCGAACAGTGGCAGGTGTATGGCTTGCGGCGCACGGTTTCGAACCTGCCGGCGGGCGTCATCGGGGTGGCGGGGGATTTGTTCAGCGAGCAATGTCCCGCCGACTGGCCCGCTGGGACACTGGATTACCTGGTGTACAGCGCCGCGGCCACCGACCATGACGAAGCGGGCTATCGCTCGGCTTATGTCGAAGGGTTGCAGCATGTGTTGGGCTGGTTGAAGCAGCATGGGCAGCAGCCCAAGCGTCTGCTGTTTGTGTCCAGCAGCAGTGTTTATGGGCAACAGCTGGGCGAATGGGTGGATGAAACCTCGCCAACCGTGGCCAGCGGCTATTCCGGTCGCCTGATGCTCGAAGCCGAGCAAGTGGCCTTGGACAGTGGCATCCCGGCCAGCCGCGTGCGCCTGACCGGCATCTATGGGCCGGGTCGGGAATGGTTGCTGAGCCAGGTGCGCCAAGGGTATCGCGTCGTGATCGACCCGCCGCTGTACGCCAATCGCATCCACGCCGACGATGCGGCCGGCTTGCTGGCGTTCCTGCTGGAGGCCGATCGCCAGGGCCAGATGCTGGACGATTGCTACATCGGCGTCGACGACGCCCCTGCGCCGCTGGCCGAGGTGGTGGGCTGGTTGCGTGAATACATGGGCGTCACCCAGTGGGCCGAAGACGCCAGCGTGCGTCGTGCCGGCAGCAAGCGCTGCAGCAATGCCCGGGCGAAGGCCTTGGGCTGGACGCCGCGGTATCCGAGTTTTCGCCAGGGGTATGCGGCGATTCTGGAAGGGCGCAGCTGA
- the exbD gene encoding TonB system transport protein ExbD, with product MGLHLKEGADDDLAENHEINVTPFIDVMLVLLIIFMVAAPLATVDIKVDLPASTAKPSPRPEKPVFLSVKADQRLFLGEEEVKAETLGATLDAKTQGKKDTTIFFQADKGVDYGDLMSVMDALRGAGYLKVGLVGLETARQK from the coding sequence ATGGGCCTGCATTTGAAAGAAGGCGCAGACGACGATCTGGCCGAGAACCACGAAATCAACGTCACGCCGTTCATCGACGTGATGCTGGTGCTGTTGATCATCTTCATGGTGGCCGCCCCGCTTGCCACCGTGGACATCAAGGTTGACCTGCCGGCGTCGACGGCCAAGCCTTCGCCACGGCCGGAGAAACCGGTGTTCCTCAGCGTCAAGGCCGACCAGCGCCTGTTCCTGGGCGAAGAAGAGGTCAAGGCCGAAACCCTCGGCGCAACCCTCGACGCCAAGACCCAAGGCAAGAAAGACACGACGATCTTCTTCCAGGCCGACAAAGGCGTGGACTACGGCGACCTGATGAGCGTGATGGACGCGCTGCGGGGCGCTGGCTACCTGAAGGTCGGCCTAGTCGGACTCGAGACGGCGCGGCAGAAATGA
- a CDS encoding hydrogen peroxide-inducible genes activator — protein sequence MTLTELRYIVTLAQEQHFGHAAERCHVSQPTLSVGVKKLEDELGVLIFERSKSAVRLTPVGEGIVAQAQKVLEQAQGIRELAQAGKNQLTAPLKVGAIYTVGPYLFPHLIPQLHRVAPQMPLYIEENFTHVLRDKLRNGELDAIIIALPFNEADVLTLPLYDEPFYVLMPAQHPWTQKKTIDAAQLNDKSLLLLGEGHCFRDQVLEACPTLTKGNEGAKHTTVESSSLETIRHMVASGLGISILPLSAVDSHHYSPGVIEVRPLTPPVPFRTVAIAWRASFPRPKAIEILADSIRLCSVAKPPAGK from the coding sequence ATGACCCTCACAGAATTACGCTACATCGTGACCCTCGCCCAAGAGCAGCATTTCGGCCATGCGGCCGAGCGTTGCCACGTCAGCCAGCCGACGCTGTCGGTGGGCGTGAAAAAGCTTGAAGACGAACTCGGTGTGCTGATTTTCGAGCGCAGCAAAAGCGCCGTGCGCCTGACTCCAGTGGGCGAAGGCATCGTGGCCCAGGCGCAAAAGGTCCTGGAGCAGGCCCAGGGTATTCGCGAACTGGCCCAGGCCGGCAAGAACCAACTGACCGCCCCGCTGAAAGTCGGCGCGATCTACACCGTCGGCCCGTACCTGTTCCCGCACCTGATTCCGCAACTGCACCGGGTCGCCCCGCAGATGCCGTTGTACATCGAAGAAAACTTCACCCATGTGCTGCGCGACAAGCTGCGCAACGGCGAGCTGGACGCGATCATCATCGCCCTGCCATTCAACGAAGCCGACGTCCTGACCCTGCCGCTCTACGACGAACCGTTCTACGTCCTGATGCCGGCCCAGCACCCCTGGACCCAGAAAAAGACCATCGACGCCGCCCAGCTCAACGACAAGAGCCTGCTGTTGCTTGGCGAAGGCCACTGCTTCCGCGACCAGGTGCTCGAAGCCTGCCCGACCCTGACCAAGGGCAACGAAGGCGCCAAGCACACCACGGTGGAGTCCAGCTCCCTGGAAACCATCCGCCACATGGTCGCGTCGGGCCTGGGTATTTCGATCCTGCCGCTGTCGGCGGTGGACAGCCATCATTACTCCCCGGGCGTGATCGAAGTCCGCCCGCTGACGCCGCCCGTGCCGTTCCGCACCGTGGCCATCGCCTGGCGCGCCAGTTTCCCGCGGCCCAAGGCCATCGAAATCCTCGCCGACTCGATCCGCCTGTGCTCCGTGGCCAAGCCGCCCGCTGGCAAGTAA
- a CDS encoding RidA family protein, whose amino-acid sequence MTKTVITSDKAPAAIGTYSQAIKAGNTVYMSGQIPLDPKTMELVEGFEAQTVQVFENLKAVAEAAGGSFKDIVKLNIFLTDLSHFAKVNEVMGKYFDQPYPARAAIGVAALPKGAQVEMDAILVIE is encoded by the coding sequence ATGACCAAGACTGTTATCACCAGCGACAAGGCCCCGGCCGCCATCGGTACTTATTCCCAGGCGATCAAGGCCGGTAACACCGTGTACATGTCGGGCCAGATTCCACTGGACCCCAAGACCATGGAGCTGGTGGAAGGCTTCGAAGCCCAGACCGTGCAGGTGTTCGAAAACCTCAAGGCCGTGGCCGAGGCCGCCGGTGGTTCGTTCAAGGACATCGTCAAGCTGAACATCTTCCTCACCGACCTGAGCCACTTCGCCAAGGTCAACGAGGTGATGGGCAAGTACTTCGACCAGCCTTACCCTGCCCGCGCCGCCATCGGCGTGGCCGCCCTACCCAAGGGCGCTCAGGTTGAGATGGATGCCATCCTGGTCATCGAGTAA
- a CDS encoding DMT family transporter: MQASFSKGVIFALSAAALNATIGVLSKVLMSNGFTASSVAVIKTVLGCLLLSALLLFIKRPATTAKWTQAAICAFLGIFVLFHFETAAYRHYAAAGVVVMLMASASISSIVLGRIILKDAITANATVGAALAIAGIAVIFGADLRQGFTLQGVALASMAGCGYGAFSVAMKRMGVSGGLHFTRQLLFFGSLYLLMPASADGFVIGELSPWAIAALLALAALPTILGFFCTTKAIEYLKPSQVQALELTEPLFAALLAFVVLNEVPRESLYPGALLIIIGLCFSNELIRLGRRKPVPSRV, translated from the coding sequence ATGCAAGCCAGTTTCAGCAAAGGCGTTATCTTTGCACTCTCCGCCGCCGCACTTAACGCCACGATAGGCGTGCTCAGCAAAGTGCTCATGAGCAATGGCTTCACCGCCAGCAGTGTCGCCGTCATAAAGACCGTCCTGGGTTGTCTACTGCTCTCGGCCTTGCTGCTGTTTATCAAGCGTCCGGCGACGACGGCCAAATGGACCCAGGCGGCGATCTGCGCGTTTCTCGGTATCTTTGTGCTGTTCCACTTCGAAACGGCTGCCTATCGGCATTACGCTGCGGCGGGTGTAGTCGTGATGCTGATGGCCAGTGCTTCCATTTCCTCGATTGTGCTCGGACGCATAATCCTCAAGGATGCGATCACCGCGAACGCCACTGTGGGGGCCGCCTTGGCGATCGCCGGAATCGCGGTGATCTTTGGCGCCGATCTGCGGCAGGGCTTCACGCTCCAAGGCGTTGCGCTCGCGTCCATGGCGGGCTGCGGCTATGGGGCGTTTTCGGTAGCCATGAAACGGATGGGCGTGTCCGGTGGGCTGCACTTCACTCGTCAGTTGCTGTTCTTCGGCAGCCTGTACTTGCTGATGCCGGCTTCGGCCGACGGCTTCGTGATCGGTGAGCTGTCGCCCTGGGCGATTGCCGCACTGCTGGCGCTGGCCGCGCTGCCGACCATCCTCGGCTTTTTTTGCACCACCAAGGCAATCGAGTACCTCAAGCCATCCCAGGTGCAAGCCTTGGAGCTGACCGAGCCGCTGTTCGCCGCACTGCTGGCATTTGTTGTGCTCAATGAGGTGCCACGCGAAAGCCTGTACCCGGGCGCACTGCTGATCATCATTGGGTTGTGTTTCTCCAATGAGCTGATCCGCCTGGGCAGAAGAAAGCCTGTCCCCTCTCGCGTGTGA